In Immundisolibacter sp., the sequence ACATACATTTGTATAAAAATATAACTCTTGCCGCACGACTTGCGCTGATCCGAATAAGTAATAAGTAAAAAGGCCTCAGGAGAGAGAGCCCATGGAGCACGAACCCCGCTTCACAGATTGGCTGGAGCGCATGACCGATCCGGTGGCGATCCTGGAGGGCGTCACCATTGAGACAATGCGCGCGCGGCACTGGAACCAGGCGTTCGCCGCGCTCATGGGCATCCGCGACGCGAGCAGCGCGAACCAAGACCTGGCTATCGCCCTGGCCCGAGCTGAACCGATGGATCCCGCCCGGCGCCTCGAGGCGCGGACCGATTTCGAGCGTGCCAACAAGCTGGCGCTCAAACAGGGTCGCCATCTGACCCGCTGGCAGTTTCTGCAGACCGATAACACGCTGCTGCAAATAGAGGTGGAGCTCATCGCCCTGCCATCGGTCGGCCCCGAAGCCTTCTGTGCGCATATCCGCGACATCAGCGAGGCGCTTGAAACCAATGAATCGCTGCAACGCACGGAGGCACGTTTCAGGGATTTGTTCGAGGTGGCGTCGGACGCCTGTGGCTTTGTCTCCATCATGGATGACGCGCCGCGCTTCATCGAATGCAACACCGCCCTGTGCCACCTGTATGGCGTACAGGACAAAGCCCAGTTATTGGGTCGTACGCCTATAGATTTTGCTTTGCCTGTCCAGCCAGACGGCCAACCGTCGACGCAGCGTGCCCAGGGCGTCTATGAGCAAACGCTACGCCATGGCCACGCCCGCTTCGAGTGGCTAGCCAAACGCCTGGACGGCACGGAATTCTGGATTGACATCACACTCACGCTGCAGCCGTCCTGGGGCGAGGGCGCGGTGCATTTCTCCGGCCGCGACATCACCGAGCGCAAGCAGGCCGAAGCAACCCTGGCGCGCGCCGAGGAACTGGCGCGGATAACACTGCAATCGATTGGCGACGGCGTCATCACCACCGACGCCCAGGCCCGCGTGACCGGCCTGAACCCGGTGGCCGAACAGCTGACTGGATGGTCACAGGCCGAGGCACAAAACCGGCCAATCACCGAAGTCTTCAAGATCATCAACGAGGACACGCGTACCCCGGCGGACAACCCGCTGCTGCTGTGCCTCGCCGAGGAGCGGGTGGTAGGGCTGGCCAATCACACGGCGCTGCTCAGCCGCAACGGCAGCGAATACGCCATTGAGGACTCGGCGGCGCCCATCCGCATGCCGGACGGCACCCTGGCCGGGGCGATCATCGTTTTCCATGACGTCACCGGAGCCCGTCGCCTGGCGGCGGAAATGTCACATCAGGCCCGGCACGACCCCTTGACCAGCCTGCCCAACCGGCGTGAGTTCGAGACCCGGCTGGACGAGCTGCTGGAACAGGCCAGAAGGACGAATTCGCAGCACGCCCTGTGCTACGTGGACCTGGATCAATTCAAGGTCGTCAACGACGGCTGCGGCCACGGCGCCGGCGATCAATTACTGGCCGAGCTGGCTACCCTGCTCAGCCAGAAAATTCGCCGCGGCGACACACTGGCGCGCCTGGGTGGCGACGAATTCGGGGTGTTACTGGCCGACTGCCCACCGCAAAAAGCCGCCGAGATTGCCGCCGAGCTGCTGGGCATCATTGGCGACTTTCGCTTCCGCTACGGCGAGCGCAGCTTCAACGTCGGCGCCAGTATCGGTCTGGTGCCGATCACGGCCACCGCCGCCTCGGCAGCAGAACTGCTGACCGAGGCCGACCTTGCCTGCTATACCGCCAAGGATCTGGGCCGCAATCGGGTGCATCTGTTTCGTCCCGGTGATGCCGATCTTGCGCGTCGGCGCAGCGAGATGCAGTGGGCCACCGAACTGCGCCTGGCGATGGATGAGAAGCGCCTGGTTCTGTATGTGCAACCGATCACTGCGCTGGCTGATGCGAGTTCAAAACCGTGGTTCGAGGTACTGCTGCGCCTGCGCCATCACGACGGGCGCATTGTGCTGCCGGGCACCTTCCTGCCGGCGGCCGAACGCTTTGGCCTGATGCCGCTGATCGACCGTTACGTGCTGGATCACGCCCTGCCCCTGTTGCTGCAGCCCGACGCGGTCGGTGGCGCCCGGCTATCGCTGAACCTGTCCGGTAGCTCGCTGGAGGACGAGGCAGTCATGGCCATCTTCGAGAACTACTTTGCCGATCCGCGCCGCGTCGACGGCAAGTTGTGCATGGAACTGACCGAGGCAACAGCCGTGGCGCATCTTGGTCGCACGCGCGCGTTCATTCAGCGCCTGCGCAGCATGGGCTGCCGGTTCGCGCTGGACGACTTTGGCACTGGCGTGTCGTCGTTCGCCTACCTCAAGCACCTGCCGACGGACTACCTCAAGCTCGACGGCAGCTTTGTGCGCGACATCACGCGCGAACCGATCGACCGTGCCATGGTGGAGGCCATCCATCGCCTGGCCACCATCATGGGTATCGAGACCATCGCCGAGTTCGTGGAGGAAGCCGACACCCTGCGACTGCGCAAGGACATCGGCGTCAATTACGGACAGGGCTTTTTGCTGGGTCGGCCGGTACCGATCGAAACGCTTGCCGGAAATGCTTGGGCTCACCAGCCTGGACTGGCAACAGCCAACATGTGAAAACATTTCTCAACGGGCTGGTGTACTCCGGCCGTCAGCATCCCTGGCCAGGATCGTCGCCCTCGCCAGACGGGCGAGTGCCTTGGTCGCTTCCCCAGGCCAGATCGCAGCACAGTACGCCCGGCACGCCAGCCAGTGGCGCGGTTACTGCCAAGGTCAGACAGGCGACGCCAAAGCCGCGTTGCAGATGAGCGCGGCTTATCTGCACCGCATCCGGGCGCGCGACAGCGCGCGCGAAATAACCACTTTCCGAGGCATCAGCGCCGTGCTGATCCAGCAATAGCGGAAAGCGCGGCGCACTCGCCTGAGTACCCATGACGCTGTCGCCACGCTGGATGCCATCCCGATCCAGCCAGTAACAACGCAATAACGGCCTGTGTCCAAGCAGCGGGGCGGTCGAGGTTCGCACGTCGTCACCAGCGGCCAGGCGCCGCGCAGCAGCAGCCAGATTTGCGCGCCATTCGTCCAACCAGCCGGGCAGTGGCGCCGCGGCGGCGGACGAACTTGCCGCCGCGCGCAGGGCGTCGATGGGGGTAGCTGCTGCAATTTCCAGCAGGTTGGCCGCTGGCCGCGCGAAATGAAAGCCCTGGGCCAGGTCGCAGCCGACCTCCAGCGCCAGCAACGCCTCGGTAAAAGTCTCCACCCCTTCCATCAGCACCAGCGTGCCGCAATCGTGCAAAAACTCGACCAGGCTCGGCAACAGACGGCGCTCGTCGGGACTGGCCAGCGCCGCTCTGAGCAACTCCCGGTCCAGCTTGACGATATCGACACCCAGCGACCACAGGCGGGTAACGCTGGATAACCCGACGCCATAGTCGTCGATGGCTACCAGGCAACCCATGCGCCGGTAATGGGCCACCGCATCGGCCAGGGTGTCGCCATCCTGAACGCCGCTTTCGGCGATTTCCACCACCACCCGGGCCGGATCAAAACCGGTTGCCTCCAGCAGTGGGGCCAGAAATTCGCCGTGGCGGCGGCGGCTCGCCACCACCAGCGGCGACACATTAAGAAACAACCAGCCAGCGTCTTCTCCGGCCTGGCGCTGAAAATTGCGCAGGTGCAGCAAGCGACACAGGCGATCCAGATCGACCAGACCCACCTCGTCCAGCCCGCCACTGAAGAACCGAAACGGTGTGGCGCCGCGACCATCGGCATAGTCGAGGCGCACCAGACCTTCATGGCCCACCACCCGGCCGGTGCTCAAAGTGACCACCGGCTGAAACACGCTCGACAAACGCAAGCCGCGAAACTGACCCTGCCAGATACCTGCTTCATCAGGCTTTGCCTGCTTGCTGATACCGTCGTAGGGCGAACTATTGACGCAGGTGGGTAGGGGCATGTTCACCTTGGTTTCAACTCGCTCTGGGTGACTACTGGGACGTAGCGATGGCATGACTGACGCGTTATCGGCCAGTCGTGCACAAATCTGGAGCGAGTCCGGCGCACGCCCGCCGCCGTTGCCGGCCGCGGGCGATCGCCGACCTGATCAGCCACCGAATACCTTGGCCAGGAAGGCGATTTCGTCGCCGATGCGCACGTCCAGAATGGCCGGCTTGCCGTCGCGCACGGCCGCCACCGCCCGTTCGACGGCGCCACGAATCTGCGCCGGGTCTTCAACCTTCTCGCCATAGCCACCGAACATCACTGCCAACTGGCCATAGTCCGGGTTCGGCGCGATCGGCGAACTGACATGATTACGGTTGGTCACCGCCGCGCCCTGCGGGTAGAGGAACTCGGTACCCATCTGCATGGACCGGTAGTGACCGTTGTTGAAAATCACCGTGAGCATCCCGACGCTGTACTGCTGGGAGAAACCGAGCGCGGCCAGGCCGGGGTTGTAGTTATAGGTGCCGTCGCCCACGAAGGTGACCAACAGTTTGTCCTTGAGGCCGATGGCGGCGCCCAGACCCATCCCCAGACCCAGGCCCAGACCACCCGACAGGGCGTTGATGAAATGGCCGGGCTTCAGGCGGTCCATCACGTTGATGATGGTGTGGTGGGACAGGATGGTCTCGTCCACGATCACCGCGTCATCCGGCAGGCAGGCATTCAGTTCGTGGCACAGAAAGCGTGCGTCAATAGGCGTGGCGGCGGCATTCTGCAGCGCGTCCTCGCGCCACTGGGCACGCCGGCCCGTGCTGCGCCCGGCCCACACTTTGCGCCTTGCATCGGCGCCGCCGGTGGCCTGCGGGATCAGTTCCAGCAATACCTCCACCGCCGCCATCGCATCGCCCTGGATTTGCAGATCGGCGGTAAATCCGGTGTAGGGGTCACGCTCGCGCAAGGGATCCTGTGCCACATTGATCAGCCTGGCGGTCTTGGGCGTCATGGCGGTCGGCGGATACCACGGACCGGGTGACTCCAGCATCAGCACCGCATCCACTTCCCCCAGCCAGGGCTGGGCATAGAAACCGGCGTGCAGGTCATGGTCTCGCGGGAAATTCACGTAGCCCGGGTGCTGACCTTCCACCACGCCGGCGCCAAGGCGCTCGGCCAGTGCCACCAGTTGCTGCGCCTGCTCCGCCGTGCGAGCGGCATTCTCGACAATGATCAGCGGGTTTGTTGCCGAGCGCAGCCAGTCGGCGGCCTCGGCCAGCGGCGCGCGCAGCGGCTGCGGCGTGCTGGGCGTCGCGTACCGGGTGGGTGCCGGCAACACCGCCGGCTGATGCAGATACTCGAACGGCAGGGACAAAAATACCGGCCCTTGCGGCGCGGCCATGGCCAGTGCACAGGCGCGGTGTACGGCGCCGGCCAAAACAGCCGGCGTATTCAGGCCGAAGCTGGACTTGGTAAAACTGTCGACCAGCCGCGCCGGCCCGCCATGATCGGCCAGGAAGCGACCCCACTGCGCGCCGACCCAGGCATCCGGTCCCTCACCGAAGGTCACCGACTCACCGGCCAGCACCAGCAGGGGAATCTGCTCGTGATACGCGGCGCGGATGCCCATTGAGGCATGCAAGGTGCCGACGGTGGCGTGGATCAGGCACACCCCAAGCTTGCCGGTGGCGCGGGCGTAGCCCATCGCCTCGCCAATGGCCAGGTCCTCGTGGCGGATGTTGTAGTAGGTCGGCGCCGGCTGGCCCGCTGCCTGGCGGCGGGCCAGGGCTTCCCATAAGGGCGGCCATTCAGATCCGGGCGACGAGAAGATCGCCTCCACGCCGTATCCAGTCAGAATGTCGAGAAATACTTCGGCACCATTGGGTTGGCTCATCGGCGTTCTCCTCGTGATTTAGTTACGGCAATCAGTCTGGCTGGAACCGGACCGTGCCCGGTGTCAATCATAGCCCGGCATGCCGACCGAACGATCAGCCGGGAAGGCGTGCTAATTTTGCTTTCCCAACCGCCCCCGCCGAGGAGCACCATGAACGCACCGCAGGCCCTTTCCGATTACGCCCACCTGGTGCAGACCGACCGAATTCACGGCTCCATCTACACCGACCCCGCCATCTTCGAGCAGGAGATGGCACGCATTTTCCACCGCGGCTGGCTGTGTCTGGGTCATGAAGCGGAGATTCCGCAGCCGGGCGATTTTCGCGCCACCACGCTGGGGCGCCAGCCGGTGCTGATGGTGCGTGGCGATGATGGCCAGGTACGCGTGTTCATGAATCGCTGTCGCCACCGCGGCATGACCCTGTGCGAAGACGAAACCGGCAACGAGAAATTCCTGCGCTGCTGGTACCACGGCTGGGTGTACCGCAATACCGGTGAGCTGGAAGATGTGCCGCTTGCGAACGCTTATGGCGCGCAGTTCCGACGCGAGGATTTCGGCCTCACGCCAGTGCCGCGCATGGAAAGCTACCGCGGCTTCGTGTTCGCCAGCCTGGCGCCGACCGGGCAGTCCTTGCTGGAACACCTTGGACTGGCCCGGCGCTATCTGGACATTTTCCTGGACGCGTCTCCGACCGGCGAGATCGACGTTACCGCCGGCGTGCACCGCACACGCTATCGCGGCAACTGGAAGTTCGTCGGCATGGACGGCTACCACCCACACTACACGCACCGCTCGGTGATGGATTCCTGGAAGCGGCGGCCCGGCGGGGGCATGGCCAATCTTCACCACGGCGACCCGTTCTGCGACGAGTCCGGCAACCTCACCCGCGATGCCGGCAACGGCCATGTTCTGCTCGACATGTTCCCCAGCCGCCTGGCGCACGTGGACGAGTACCTGGCCGGCATCCGCAAGCGTCCGGGTGGCGAGGATTACATCGCCGCCATGCAGGAGGCCCATGGCCCGCAACGTGCCCGCGAGTTACTGGCCTGGGCCGGCGACCCGCATGTCGGCATCTATCCCAACCTGCAACTGATTGGCATCCAGATCCGCATTATCCGGCCGCTGGCGGTGGACGACACCGAGGTGCTGATGTTCCCGGCACTCCTCAAGGATGTGCCGCCATCCATCAACGAAATGCGGCTGCGCCAGCACGAGTCCTTCTATGGTCCGGCCGGGGCTGGAGCACCGGACGACGCCGAAATCTTCGAGCGTAACCAGCAAGGCCTGGGCGCCACGGTGGAGCCGTGGGTCTATCTGGCGCGCGGCCTGGAGCGCGAACGCCAGGACACAGACGGCTCGATCATCGGCATGCCCGGCGACGAGACCACCCAGCGCGGGCAACTGCGCGAATGGAAACGGATGATGAGCGAGGCTTGAGCAGGCATGGACATCACGCGCGAGACCATCGAGTCGTTCCTGTTTCACGAGGCGGATCTGCTCGACGAGTTCGCCGTCGAGGAATGGTTGGCACTGTGGACACCGGACGCCTGTTATTGGGTGCCCTGCAATGGCCGCGCGGGCGGTGACCCGACGCGAGAGGTGTCGCTGATCTATGACGACTATGCCCGCCTGCAGGACCGCGTGTGGCGCCTGGCGAGCCCGGCCGCGCACAGCCAGCGCCCGCGCTCGCGCATGCGCCGGGTGGTTGGCAATATCCGCTTCGAGCTGCGCGAGGGCGAGTTGCACACCCGTTCCAACTTTCTACTCGCCGAACTGCGGCGCGGGCGCCAGGAAATCTGGTCCGGGGTCTGCCAGCACCGCCTGCTGGCCAGCGGTGACAATTTCCAGATCAAGGCTAAAACCGTGCTGCTGACGCAAAGCGACGAGGCCATCGACAACCTGAGCTTCCTATTGTGAGTCCTATGAACCAAGATCTTGAATCGGCCCTGGCGGCCCCCCTATCCGGCCAACTGCATCCACAAGTCGCCGCCCACCTGGCCCAGCTTGCCGCCATGGACCCGCCGCCGCTCGAAGCGCTGACCCCCGAGCAGGTGCGTGTGGGATTCGCCATGCAGCTGAAAATGACCGCCGGCCCCAGCACGCCATTGGCGCAGGTACGCGACCTCACCCTGCCGGGGCCCGGTGGCGCACTCAAGGCACGCCTGTACCACCCGCAAACAACCGGCACCTTGGCCGGGCTGGTGTTCTTCCATGGCGGTGGCTGGGTGATTGGCGACCTCGACAGCCACGACGACCTGTGCCGCGACCTCGCCGCGCAGGCCGGTTGCGGCGTGCTGGCCGTGGACTACCGCCTGGCGCCGGAACAACGCTTTCCGGCCGCCGCGCAGGACGCCATCGCTGCCACTGCCTGGGCAGCGACCCATGCGGACGAACTGGGGTTTGACCCGACCCGTCTGGCGGTTGGAGGCGACAGCGCCGGCGGCAATCTTGCTGCGGTAGTCGCGATCGCTGCCCGCGATAGTGGCAACGCGCCGCTACGCGCCCAGCTGCTGATGTATCCGGTGACCGACATGTCGCGCCTGGACGGCGAATCCTACCGAGCCTGTGGCGAAGGCTACGGCCTGACGGCCGGTGCCATGAGCTGGTTTCGGGACCACTACCTGGCCAGTCCCGAAGCGGCCCGCGATCCCCAGGTGTCGCCGCTGCTGGCATCCGACCTTGCCGGCTTGCCGCCCGCGCTGGTGGTCACGGCTGAATTCGACGTCCTGCGCAGCGAGGGCGAGGCCTACGCCCGCCGCCTTGGCCAGGCGGGCGTCACCACCCGCCTGGTCCGCTACCCCGGCATGATCCACGGCTTTGCGTCCATGGCCGGGGTGCTGGCGGTCGGTCACCAGGTGCGCACCGACATGGCGCAGTGGCTCAAATCGACCCTGGCCGCCTAGGCCATAACCAGGCCCGGGCGACCGATCACGGCGCCGCGGCAGCCTGCATCGCCGCGGGCCGCACGCCATCACCCGGGTCCAGTTCCACCAGTGCCTGCGGCCCCTCGCCGGTGGCGGAGTACGCCGTCCATAGGTTTCCGGTGTGGCGATCGAAGGTGATCATGCGCAAAAAGGCACCCGGCCGCGGCAGGGGGTAGCGGGTAAAAGCGTAGGTCGTTGGATCCATGCGGTAGATCACGTCGGCATTGGTGGTTCCTACCCACAAACATTTGCGCCACGGGTCCCAGGTGACGTTGTAAGTGGCCGCCCAGCGGTCGGGCAGCTTGACCCGCGCCAGCTGTTTTTTGGCCCGGGTATCGTAGATAAACACCTCGCTTGAACCCATCAGCGGCACATAGATGCGGTCTTCTTCATCGATCGCCAGACGACGCGGACCCTCGCCCATCTCAAAGGGAATGTGGGTTTCGAACGTCAGGGTCTCGACATTGAACGACCCGACCCCACCGCCGAGCTGCGCGTACCACAGGTGCTTGCGCTCAGAATCCATGACCATGCCGTAAATCGCCGTGTGGATGGTGCCCTTACCCTCAGGCTGGGGTGCCTGGAACTGCACCGTCTCGCGCGTTTCGGGGTTGAGGCCGCCAACCTTGTTCAGGCCGATCAGCGTCGCCCAGACGCGGCCCTTGTGATCGTAGGCGACCTGAAAGTTGGAGTCGAGCGCGAGGTCATGGATCAGCGCCCCGGCGCCGAAGTCCTGGTACAGCGTCCATTTCTCGGTCTGCGGGTCCAGCCGCATGAGCAGATCGTTTTCGATCGAGGTGACCCACAGGTTGCCGAGCGGATCATCGACGATGGTATGGGGCCCGCTGGCCTTGTCGAACGGCACCTTGAAGTATTTGACTGTGCTGTCGCGGGGATCCAGGCGTACCAGTTGATTGTGGGTCAGATCGGCGCCCCAGGCGTACGGCGAGCGCGCGGACAAGCCGACCTCGCGCGTAAAGCCGTCGGGCGGCATCTGATACTCGCGGATCACGGTGCGCGGGGTCACCCCCAGTGGCGCACCGGGGTTGTAGGACTTCAAGACCGAGTAGTCGGTCGGCAAATGCGCGGCCAGCGCGCGGGCAATGATGGCTTCATCTTCAAGGTCGTAACCGGCGATGCTGGGATCGGCCTTCACCTCGTGCGGAAAATCCGGCCAGGCGCTCATTTCCGGACCCAACTCGAATGTCTTCACGCGCATGTACTGAATCATCGCGTGCCAGGCCACCTCGCGGCCCGCCAACGGCGTGTCGCGGGTGAACTCTGCGTAGCGCTGCATCTTGGGCGCCGGCAACTGGTGACAACCGGCGCAAATCCACAGCGCGTGCCGGCTGTCGGCATCGTCTGGAAATCCTTGCATCCAGGCCGAAGCGGGCACATCGGCGGCGACATTTTCGGTACGCTCCAGCGTCAGATCGACACGCCGAACCTGCCCCTGCAGGGCGCCCATCTGACTAAGCGGGGTCGGCCCGGCCGGGGCGTAACCGAGCAAGCGCGCCGACAAGGTCAGTGCAGCCTCATCCTTACCCGGATCGGCAAGCTCGTAACTGCCGTCAGACCCGCTAAACACACTGGTGCTCAACGCCCCGACCACCGGCGCGCTCGGCTCCACCGTCACCATCACCCCCGCCAAAGGTCGGCCCGTAGCGTCCACAACCTTGCCGTGCAGTTGCACAGCTGCAGCTGGCAATGTCCCAATCGCTAGCGCGAAAAGGGCGAAATAGCGTGCCTTGCCTTGCATCGTCTTGTACCCCTCGGAGGCCACACAGACCCCGTATATCCCGGTAACAACCTTTGTTCTCAGCCAGCAGGCGCCCAGGTATTCAGCTCCGGCCCGCCCGCGAGTAGCGCCATCAGGCGCTCGCGGAAGGGCTCAAGCGCCACGTTGGCCCGATGCCCATCCAGAGCCGACTGGTCACGGTACACCTCGTACATGAACACCGTATCCGGGTCCTCGACACTCCGGTACGGGTCGTAGGCCAACATTCCAGGCTCTTTGCGGCCTTCGGCGGCCATTTCCTGAAGCAACTGAGCCAGTTTGTCACCTTGCCCGGGTTTGGCGCTGATTTTCACTGTCACTAAGAACAAAACATAACTCCTTGATTAATTATGGAAAAGTCCACCTTGGCCAGGAAACTGTTAGCCGTACGAACGAGCCTCTCAAGCCAGCAGACGCCCGAAGCGGGCCGCGTACGAGCCACCATCCACCGGCAGGCAATAGCCGTTGATATAGGAAGCGTAGTCCGAAGCGAGGAACAGAAAACCTTCGGCAACATCCGCCGGCTGCCCCGGCCCCATCGGCATACCGGCGCCGGCCTGGGCCACAAAGCCATCGACCGGCACACCAAGGTCTTCGAGCCCCTTGATCGCGCCCTGGGTCAAGGTAAACCCTGGCTGCACGCCACATACCCGGATGCCATCCAGCGCAAACATGCCGGCACTGACCCTGATCAGCATCTCCTGAGCCCCCTTGGCAGCTCCATACGCCGGGAAAACAGCCGGGTGAGTAAACGCACCGTAATCGCCAAAAATGGATGCCGTCGCCACCAGAATCACCCCGGCCTTTTGCGCCCGCATCACCGGCACCGCTGCCTGGATGGCAAACAAAGTGCCCTTGGCGAGAACCGCGTGCTCAAGATCCCACTGCTCCTCAGCCAAATCCTCAAGCGCCATGGAAATATTGCCAAACGGCGTGCTCACGAGGATGTCGACGCCACCCATCAACTCCACTGCCCGCGCCACCGTGGCTTGCACCTGTGTCTTGACGCTGATGTCCAGCACCACCGACCAGGCGGTACCACCCGCGCTGGTAATGTCCTGGGCCGTGCCTTGCGACAGATCCCCGAACAGATCACCGCATACGACCTGTGCGCCCTGTTCCGCGAACAACTTCGCGGTGGCCTGACCGATCCCGGAACCAGCCCCGATCACCAAAGCGCGCTTACCTTGCAAAAGTCCCATCGTGGTCTACCTCACGCGTAAAGAAGTCCACCATCCACCAGGACAGAGGCGCCATTAATCATCCGCGCGTGGTCCGAGCACAGGAAGGCCGCCGCCTTGGCAACCTCGTCCGCCGTCCCGGCGCGGCGCATGGGCACCCGACCGGCGGTTTCGTCGAACAAAGTGCTACTGCCGGCCTGACGTTCTGTGAGTTGGCCACGCTGCTCCATCGCCGCCCGCAACGCAGGGGTGTCGATAAGCCCCATCACCACCGCGTTGGCCCGCAAGCCATTCGCCGCACCGAACAGTCCCAGCGCCTTGGTCAGGGGCCCAACTGCGGCCTTGCTTGCGCCGGCAAGGCCCATCTCCGGGCTGGTTGCCATCGCCCAGGTGGAAGAAACAAAACAGACCGCGCCCGGGCGGCGCAAGCGCTTGAGCGCGATGTGACCAGCGCTTACCGCAACCGCGCCGTTGAGCTCGCTCAGCTCGCGCCAGCGCCCAACTGACCAGTCCTCTGGCTTGCACGGGCTCCAGTCCGAGATCGCATTGACCAGAATGTCGACCCCGCCCATCGCCGTGTGCGCTTGCTCGAACGCCGATGCAACGTCAGTGTCGGGCAGGACAGTCGAACTGACTCTCGCCCCTTCGGCACGGAACAAGGCCACAATCGCCCCGCCAATGCCGTCGCCCCCATCAAGCACCAATACATTTTTTTTATCCAGTAACACAATTGCCTCCCACCGGTATTGCTCCCGTCGCTGTCGCACCGATCTGAAACCGCTCTGCCTCGAACGCGCCCGGCGGCATGTCGGCGCACTGGAAACGCTCCACCGCTACAGCGGCCTCGACAAAGGACAGCGTCAACCAGAACAGCCGTTGCTCACCCGCATCAAACGTGTCGATGGGCTTTCGATTCAAGTCGTCGAGGATGCCCGGCAGGCGCGGCAACAGGGCGCGATACAGCGCTTCCAACTCAGGGTAATGAGCCTGCAAATGGCGCTGCGCGCGCTCGGATTCCGTAGCCAGGGACCACTCTTGGGCGAGCAGCTCAAGGTCAGCGTAAGCAGCGGGTAAGGCAGGGATCACAACTCACCCCGCAGGTGCGCCTCGACCACCTCAAGGCTGTGCAGCAGCGGCAGTTCCTGCGCCGAAA encodes:
- a CDS encoding EAL domain-containing protein, with the translated sequence MEHEPRFTDWLERMTDPVAILEGVTIETMRARHWNQAFAALMGIRDASSANQDLAIALARAEPMDPARRLEARTDFERANKLALKQGRHLTRWQFLQTDNTLLQIEVELIALPSVGPEAFCAHIRDISEALETNESLQRTEARFRDLFEVASDACGFVSIMDDAPRFIECNTALCHLYGVQDKAQLLGRTPIDFALPVQPDGQPSTQRAQGVYEQTLRHGHARFEWLAKRLDGTEFWIDITLTLQPSWGEGAVHFSGRDITERKQAEATLARAEELARITLQSIGDGVITTDAQARVTGLNPVAEQLTGWSQAEAQNRPITEVFKIINEDTRTPADNPLLLCLAEERVVGLANHTALLSRNGSEYAIEDSAAPIRMPDGTLAGAIIVFHDVTGARRLAAEMSHQARHDPLTSLPNRREFETRLDELLEQARRTNSQHALCYVDLDQFKVVNDGCGHGAGDQLLAELATLLSQKIRRGDTLARLGGDEFGVLLADCPPQKAAEIAAELLGIIGDFRFRYGERSFNVGASIGLVPITATAASAAELLTEADLACYTAKDLGRNRVHLFRPGDADLARRRSEMQWATELRLAMDEKRLVLYVQPITALADASSKPWFEVLLRLRHHDGRIVLPGTFLPAAERFGLMPLIDRYVLDHALPLLLQPDAVGGARLSLNLSGSSLEDEAVMAIFENYFADPRRVDGKLCMELTEATAVAHLGRTRAFIQRLRSMGCRFALDDFGTGVSSFAYLKHLPTDYLKLDGSFVRDITREPIDRAMVEAIHRLATIMGIETIAEFVEEADTLRLRKDIGVNYGQGFLLGRPVPIETLAGNAWAHQPGLATANM
- a CDS encoding EAL domain-containing protein — protein: MPLPTCVNSSPYDGISKQAKPDEAGIWQGQFRGLRLSSVFQPVVTLSTGRVVGHEGLVRLDYADGRGATPFRFFSGGLDEVGLVDLDRLCRLLHLRNFQRQAGEDAGWLFLNVSPLVVASRRRHGEFLAPLLEATGFDPARVVVEIAESGVQDGDTLADAVAHYRRMGCLVAIDDYGVGLSSVTRLWSLGVDIVKLDRELLRAALASPDERRLLPSLVEFLHDCGTLVLMEGVETFTEALLALEVGCDLAQGFHFARPAANLLEIAAATPIDALRAAASSSAAAAPLPGWLDEWRANLAAAARRLAAGDDVRTSTAPLLGHRPLLRCYWLDRDGIQRGDSVMGTQASAPRFPLLLDQHGADASESGYFARAVARPDAVQISRAHLQRGFGVACLTLAVTAPLAGVPGVLCCDLAWGSDQGTRPSGEGDDPGQGC
- a CDS encoding thiamine pyrophosphate-binding protein, giving the protein MSQPNGAEVFLDILTGYGVEAIFSSPGSEWPPLWEALARRQAAGQPAPTYYNIRHEDLAIGEAMGYARATGKLGVCLIHATVGTLHASMGIRAAYHEQIPLLVLAGESVTFGEGPDAWVGAQWGRFLADHGGPARLVDSFTKSSFGLNTPAVLAGAVHRACALAMAAPQGPVFLSLPFEYLHQPAVLPAPTRYATPSTPQPLRAPLAEAADWLRSATNPLIIVENAARTAEQAQQLVALAERLGAGVVEGQHPGYVNFPRDHDLHAGFYAQPWLGEVDAVLMLESPGPWYPPTAMTPKTARLINVAQDPLRERDPYTGFTADLQIQGDAMAAVEVLLELIPQATGGADARRKVWAGRSTGRRAQWREDALQNAAATPIDARFLCHELNACLPDDAVIVDETILSHHTIINVMDRLKPGHFINALSGGLGLGLGMGLGAAIGLKDKLLVTFVGDGTYNYNPGLAALGFSQQYSVGMLTVIFNNGHYRSMQMGTEFLYPQGAAVTNRNHVSSPIAPNPDYGQLAVMFGGYGEKVEDPAQIRGAVERAVAAVRDGKPAILDVRIGDEIAFLAKVFGG
- a CDS encoding Rieske 2Fe-2S domain-containing protein, yielding MNAPQALSDYAHLVQTDRIHGSIYTDPAIFEQEMARIFHRGWLCLGHEAEIPQPGDFRATTLGRQPVLMVRGDDGQVRVFMNRCRHRGMTLCEDETGNEKFLRCWYHGWVYRNTGELEDVPLANAYGAQFRREDFGLTPVPRMESYRGFVFASLAPTGQSLLEHLGLARRYLDIFLDASPTGEIDVTAGVHRTRYRGNWKFVGMDGYHPHYTHRSVMDSWKRRPGGGMANLHHGDPFCDESGNLTRDAGNGHVLLDMFPSRLAHVDEYLAGIRKRPGGEDYIAAMQEAHGPQRARELLAWAGDPHVGIYPNLQLIGIQIRIIRPLAVDDTEVLMFPALLKDVPPSINEMRLRQHESFYGPAGAGAPDDAEIFERNQQGLGATVEPWVYLARGLERERQDTDGSIIGMPGDETTQRGQLREWKRMMSEA
- a CDS encoding aromatic-ring-hydroxylating dioxygenase subunit beta: MDITRETIESFLFHEADLLDEFAVEEWLALWTPDACYWVPCNGRAGGDPTREVSLIYDDYARLQDRVWRLASPAAHSQRPRSRMRRVVGNIRFELREGELHTRSNFLLAELRRGRQEIWSGVCQHRLLASGDNFQIKAKTVLLTQSDEAIDNLSFLL
- a CDS encoding alpha/beta hydrolase; its protein translation is MNQDLESALAAPLSGQLHPQVAAHLAQLAAMDPPPLEALTPEQVRVGFAMQLKMTAGPSTPLAQVRDLTLPGPGGALKARLYHPQTTGTLAGLVFFHGGGWVIGDLDSHDDLCRDLAAQAGCGVLAVDYRLAPEQRFPAAAQDAIAATAWAATHADELGFDPTRLAVGGDSAGGNLAAVVAIAARDSGNAPLRAQLLMYPVTDMSRLDGESYRACGEGYGLTAGAMSWFRDHYLASPEAARDPQVSPLLASDLAGLPPALVVTAEFDVLRSEGEAYARRLGQAGVTTRLVRYPGMIHGFASMAGVLAVGHQVRTDMAQWLKSTLAA
- a CDS encoding putative quinol monooxygenase, which translates into the protein MTVKISAKPGQGDKLAQLLQEMAAEGRKEPGMLAYDPYRSVEDPDTVFMYEVYRDQSALDGHRANVALEPFRERLMALLAGGPELNTWAPAG